The following are encoded in a window of Pirellulales bacterium genomic DNA:
- a CDS encoding alanine--glyoxylate aminotransferase family protein: MPQLPPLNPPIRLLMGPGPSDTHPRVLEALAKPTVGHLDPYYLETMNGMQQMLREVFRTKNEMTMAISGTGSAGMEAAVVNVIEPGDSMLVCVNGVFGGRMADVAARAGAKVTIVERPWGEAFSAADLQDALAKAKPKVVGIVMAETSTGVRQPLEEISQLIHEAGALLLVDTVTALGGIPVEVDKWQLDVVYSGTQKCLSCPPGLAPITFSDKAMEKIRARKSKVQSWYLDVTMLSQYWGQERVYHHTAPINMTYGLYVALQLLLEEGLDKCFARHARHHAALKAGLAAIGIGYAARAGFQLPMLNAVNIPAGIDDVTVRRGLLDRFGIEIGSGLGAFKGKVWRIGLMGYGARANHVLLVLAALEQLLAEQGVKFDRGASIAAANDAYRATDGESSLPG, translated from the coding sequence ATGCCACAACTTCCGCCGCTGAATCCACCGATTCGACTGCTGATGGGCCCTGGCCCGAGCGACACGCACCCGCGCGTACTTGAAGCGCTCGCCAAACCGACGGTCGGCCATCTCGACCCCTATTACTTGGAAACAATGAACGGCATGCAGCAAATGCTGCGTGAAGTATTCCGCACCAAGAATGAAATGACGATGGCCATCAGCGGCACCGGGTCGGCTGGCATGGAGGCGGCCGTGGTGAACGTCATCGAGCCTGGCGATTCGATGCTGGTGTGCGTCAACGGCGTCTTCGGCGGGCGCATGGCCGATGTGGCCGCACGGGCGGGGGCCAAGGTGACAATCGTCGAACGGCCTTGGGGCGAAGCGTTTTCCGCGGCCGATTTACAGGACGCACTTGCGAAAGCGAAGCCAAAAGTTGTCGGCATTGTGATGGCCGAGACATCCACCGGTGTACGGCAGCCGCTGGAGGAGATTTCCCAGCTGATTCACGAGGCCGGGGCACTGTTGCTGGTCGATACCGTAACGGCGCTGGGCGGCATCCCGGTTGAAGTCGACAAATGGCAGCTCGACGTCGTTTATTCCGGCACGCAAAAGTGCTTGAGCTGTCCGCCGGGGTTGGCGCCGATCACCTTCAGCGATAAAGCCATGGAAAAAATTCGCGCCCGCAAGTCGAAAGTGCAAAGCTGGTATCTCGACGTGACGATGTTGTCGCAGTATTGGGGACAAGAGCGGGTTTATCATCACACCGCGCCGATCAATATGACTTATGGCTTGTATGTGGCGCTGCAGCTCTTGCTGGAAGAAGGCTTGGATAAATGCTTCGCCCGGCACGCCCGGCATCATGCGGCGCTCAAGGCTGGGCTGGCGGCGATCGGCATCGGCTACGCCGCACGAGCAGGATTTCAACTGCCCATGTTGAACGCTGTGAATATTCCCGCCGGAATCGACGACGTGACCGTCCGACGAGGTTTGCTCGACAGATTCGGCATCGAAATCGGCAGCGGCCTGGGGGCCTTCAAAGGCAAAGTCTGGCGCATCGGTTTGATGGGATACGGCGCTCGGGCGAATCATGTCTTGCTGGTGCTGGCGGCGCTGGAACAACTGCTGGCGGAACAAGGCGTAAAATTCGACCGTGGCGCGTCCATCGCGGCGGCCAATGATGCATACCGCGCTACAGACGGAGAATCGTCGTTGCCGGGCTGA
- a CDS encoding DUF1080 domain-containing protein, whose amino-acid sequence MNRFTGLRFCIVPLLCVFAISLRAAEPNSLSADELADGWILLFDGESTFGWEAGGKANWSVADGIVSASEGDGTPSLLATTGEFGDYILQADFRTAADTNSGIFLRTSLWPSDPTSDCYELNIAPAGNPFPTGSLVKRQKTTGVTVKPGAWNSFEVSAVGGRLAVKLNGKQLIDYTDSRPIARGRIGLQHNHGKIEFRNIKLKPLGLKPIFNGKDLTGWTVEKPDDKNRNGKSVYSVSPEGWLNVKNGPGAIESQARFGDFVLQLEAFSDGDGLNSGVFFRSIPGEHWNGYECQINNVYRDGDRTKPADCGTGGFYRRQNARRVVANDREWFQITLVATGNHMAAWINGLQVSDWTDLRPPHKNPRNGSRKAAGTLQIQGHDPTTNLSFRNLRAAEMAASPSAMK is encoded by the coding sequence ATGAACCGATTCACTGGACTGCGGTTTTGCATCGTCCCGTTATTGTGCGTGTTTGCCATTTCGCTGCGAGCCGCCGAGCCGAATTCCCTGTCGGCCGACGAACTTGCCGACGGTTGGATTTTGCTCTTCGATGGTGAGTCTACCTTCGGCTGGGAAGCGGGAGGCAAAGCGAATTGGAGCGTGGCCGACGGCATCGTTTCGGCTTCCGAAGGGGATGGAACGCCAAGCTTGCTTGCCACCACCGGTGAGTTTGGCGATTATATTCTCCAGGCCGACTTTCGCACTGCGGCCGACACCAACAGCGGCATCTTCCTGCGCACATCGCTGTGGCCCAGTGATCCGACGAGCGACTGTTATGAGTTGAACATCGCCCCGGCAGGCAATCCGTTTCCGACCGGCAGTTTGGTGAAGCGGCAAAAGACCACAGGGGTGACGGTGAAGCCGGGCGCGTGGAATTCGTTCGAGGTTTCGGCGGTCGGCGGGCGGTTGGCCGTCAAACTCAACGGCAAACAATTGATCGATTACACCGACTCTCGACCCATTGCCCGCGGCCGTATTGGATTGCAGCACAACCACGGAAAGATCGAATTTCGCAACATCAAGCTGAAACCGCTCGGCCTCAAGCCGATCTTCAACGGCAAAGACCTCACTGGTTGGACCGTGGAGAAGCCCGACGACAAAAATCGGAATGGCAAGAGCGTTTATTCGGTCTCGCCCGAAGGCTGGCTAAATGTCAAAAACGGCCCGGGCGCGATCGAAAGCCAAGCACGGTTCGGCGATTTCGTCTTGCAGCTTGAAGCCTTCAGCGACGGTGACGGCCTCAACTCCGGCGTCTTTTTCCGCAGCATCCCCGGCGAGCATTGGAACGGCTATGAATGCCAAATCAATAATGTCTATCGCGACGGCGATCGCACGAAGCCGGCCGACTGCGGCACCGGCGGATTTTATCGCCGTCAAAATGCCCGTCGAGTCGTTGCCAACGATCGCGAGTGGTTCCAGATCACACTTGTTGCGACGGGCAATCACATGGCTGCCTGGATCAATGGACTCCAAGTGAGCGATTGGACGGACCTCCGCCCGCCGCACAAAAACCCCCGCAACGGCAGTCGCAAGGCCGCCGGCACACTGCAAATTCAGGGACACGATCCAACGACGAATCTTTCATTTCGCAATCTGCGTGCGGCGGAAATGGCAGCCAGCCCCTCGGCGATGAAATAG
- a CDS encoding DUF4404 family protein, with amino-acid sequence MSAEPERLRATLEELRRGLTEVEQLDPALRSQLVAALHDIQSALAAKGSPEESLMQRLRDAAQDFEESHPALAGNLGSLIDTLGRMGI; translated from the coding sequence ATGTCGGCTGAACCGGAGCGATTGAGGGCGACGCTCGAAGAGCTGCGCCGAGGGCTAACGGAGGTTGAGCAGCTCGACCCAGCACTGCGGTCGCAATTGGTCGCGGCACTGCACGATATTCAGTCGGCGCTGGCCGCGAAAGGGTCGCCGGAGGAATCTCTGATGCAGCGGCTGCGCGACGCGGCCCAAGATTTTGAAGAAAGCCATCCGGCGCTGGCGGGGAATTTGGGCAGTTTGATCGACACGCTGGGACGAATGGGGATTTAG
- a CDS encoding 50S ribosome-binding GTPase, which produces MLNSSQFHSVAVERTEPTTAAMHTPPGRGAVAVVLVDGPGAAEMVGKFFRAKSGRLADGVVHRIRYGRWGGEPAEDVVVCWRDKELIEIHCHGGTAAVKRLIGDLATVGAIETTWTAQFRRRDRSSIRAAARDALAKAVTQRTAWLLLAQWNGALELAIQEIVAQLANHQFQLASTKLDALLDRATTGLHLTQPWQVVIAGPPNVGKSSLMNALVGYERAIVFDEPGTTRDVVTATTAFDGWPMQLFDTAGLRASNDELESAGIERALAQANAAECLVLVFDATQRWTAENEQLLALWPAALVVQNKCDLATPAATGLLVSALTGAGIAPLIQQIVQRLVPLVPRSHDAVPFTIDQFVQLQVAAKHLSENHIALAMAALQSIDGTMPRGG; this is translated from the coding sequence ATGCTTAACTCTTCCCAGTTCCATTCCGTCGCGGTCGAGCGCACCGAGCCGACCACTGCTGCGATGCACACGCCGCCGGGCCGTGGAGCAGTCGCGGTGGTGTTGGTCGACGGGCCGGGGGCGGCGGAAATGGTCGGGAAATTTTTTCGGGCGAAATCGGGACGCCTTGCGGACGGCGTCGTCCATCGCATCCGCTACGGGCGATGGGGGGGAGAGCCGGCCGAGGATGTGGTGGTCTGTTGGCGCGACAAGGAATTGATCGAAATTCATTGCCACGGCGGCACGGCGGCAGTGAAGCGGCTGATCGGCGATCTTGCGACCGTCGGCGCGATTGAAACAACCTGGACCGCCCAGTTTCGTCGGCGCGATCGTTCGTCGATACGCGCTGCGGCTCGCGATGCACTAGCGAAAGCAGTCACGCAACGAACGGCATGGTTGCTGCTCGCGCAGTGGAACGGCGCGTTGGAGCTGGCAATTCAGGAGATCGTCGCACAACTAGCCAACCATCAGTTCCAATTGGCATCGACCAAACTTGATGCGCTGCTCGATCGCGCTACGACGGGATTGCATCTCACGCAGCCGTGGCAAGTCGTTATCGCCGGGCCGCCGAACGTTGGCAAGAGCAGCCTGATGAACGCGCTGGTGGGTTACGAACGGGCCATTGTCTTCGATGAACCCGGCACGACGCGCGATGTGGTGACGGCAACCACCGCGTTCGATGGCTGGCCGATGCAACTGTTCGACACGGCCGGTTTGCGTGCCAGCAATGACGAACTGGAATCGGCCGGCATCGAGCGTGCCCTCGCACAGGCGAACGCGGCCGAGTGTTTAGTGTTGGTCTTCGATGCTACCCAGCGCTGGACGGCCGAAAACGAACAGCTCCTCGCACTATGGCCCGCTGCACTGGTCGTTCAAAACAAATGCGATCTTGCCACGCCGGCTGCTACCGGATTGCTGGTCAGCGCGTTGACCGGCGCAGGGATCGCCCCATTGATTCAACAGATTGTCCAGCGCCTCGTCCCCCTGGTCCCACGTTCGCATGATGCTGTCCCGTTTACGATCGATCAATTCGTGCAATTACAAGTGGCGGCCAAACATTTGTCGGAAAATCACATCGCGTTGGCCATGGCCGCATTGCAATCGATCGACGGCACGATGCCGCGCGGCGGCTGA
- a CDS encoding DUF5009 domain-containing protein, whose product MNRSTPSIADLTKPTVAARLVSLDAYRGFIMLMMAAETFGFPQVAKEKAFANRSVWQFLGYQFDHVQWVGCAFWDLIQPAFMFLVGLSMAYSYASRQAKGQSYRRMLRHAISRSAVLVLLGIFLYSQLDLKTNCLLKNVLTQIGLGYVFLFLLWNRPWRVQAAVAATILVGYWGLFACYPLSAAGFDDSLVGLPKDWPHLAGFAAHWDKGTNAAAAFDRWFLNLAAWNARHEYDGGGYQTLSFIPSLATMIFGLQSGGLLRSEMSARKKVRWLIGWGFAGLASGWLLAAAGLCPMVKRIWTPTFALYSAGWVLLMLAAFYGMVDGWGKKRWCWPLVIVGMNSIAIYLMDQLLRSKIERTLSILFGPKVFNLFGYLDQVYSPIIRQMLVVLCLWMVCFWMYRQKLFLKI is encoded by the coding sequence TTGAATCGATCGACGCCTTCCATTGCCGACCTGACCAAGCCGACCGTCGCTGCGCGGCTGGTTTCGCTCGACGCTTATCGCGGATTCATTATGCTGATGATGGCCGCGGAAACATTCGGCTTTCCACAAGTCGCGAAAGAGAAAGCATTTGCGAATCGCTCCGTCTGGCAGTTTTTGGGATACCAATTCGACCATGTCCAATGGGTTGGCTGCGCATTTTGGGACTTGATTCAGCCGGCCTTCATGTTCCTGGTCGGCCTGTCGATGGCGTATAGCTACGCCTCGCGGCAGGCCAAGGGACAATCGTACCGGCGAATGTTGCGCCACGCCATTTCTCGCAGCGCCGTGCTCGTGTTGCTGGGTATATTTCTTTACAGTCAGCTCGATCTGAAAACAAATTGCCTGCTGAAAAATGTGCTGACACAGATTGGGCTGGGGTACGTGTTTTTGTTCTTGCTTTGGAATCGGCCCTGGCGCGTACAAGCGGCTGTGGCCGCGACGATCCTTGTCGGCTATTGGGGGCTATTCGCGTGTTACCCGCTGTCGGCTGCCGGATTCGACGATAGCCTGGTTGGCTTGCCGAAGGATTGGCCGCATTTGGCTGGCTTCGCGGCACATTGGGACAAAGGCACGAATGCGGCGGCGGCGTTCGACCGCTGGTTTCTCAACCTGGCTGCTTGGAACGCCCGGCATGAATACGATGGCGGCGGGTATCAGACGTTGAGCTTTATTCCGTCGCTGGCAACAATGATTTTCGGATTGCAGAGCGGCGGACTCTTGCGAAGCGAAATGAGCGCTCGGAAAAAAGTGCGATGGCTGATTGGCTGGGGATTCGCGGGCCTGGCCAGTGGCTGGCTACTGGCAGCGGCTGGACTCTGCCCGATGGTTAAGCGAATATGGACGCCCACATTTGCCCTGTACAGCGCAGGTTGGGTGCTGCTGATGCTTGCGGCATTTTACGGCATGGTCGATGGCTGGGGTAAAAAGCGCTGGTGTTGGCCGCTAGTGATCGTGGGGATGAACTCCATCGCGATCTATTTGATGGACCAACTGCTGCGGTCAAAAATAGAGAGGACTCTATCCATTCTATTTGGGCCCAAGGTGTTCAACTTGTTCGGTTACCTGGATCAAGTTTATAGTCCCATCATTCGACAAATGCTTGTCGTACTCTGCCTATGGATGGTGTGTTTCTGGATGTACCGGCAGAAGTTGTTTCTTAAGATATGA
- a CDS encoding DUF1349 domain-containing protein, whose product MKQQQKLGKVQRRRNHSEIRRWLRNGRYSRIEPLEPRIVLSHNGNNAYLFAMPEDLMAEANANAAAGGALSASPFPNITWTTLANGMPILSSDPSAPATIFLDFDGDPGDSETAATDPYDINGSPSTFNATEQSNIVETWRQVSIYFAMFNVNVTTIQPNVNLVPTAWIAIGNNIAGAYSGVNVFNNTTPQSFQSSVDITGRISATAHELGHNFGSWHIAGYDNLGKKIAEYHDAFDPLHGPIMGLDYQGVIHKWYAWHDSTDVATLQDDMARIAADLDNYGGDGYRPDDFGGTIATAAPLVAVGNTQAKVGIIERLTDADAFSFASTGGRYAIMVGRDAPSGVDVKMSVYDSTGALLAVDDGDPRKQPYTMVNDSHLTLDLPAGTFYVIVQSHGNYGDQGQYIVRVDPLPSGWSAQGVGLVGIPGYVNYDATTDKYIVGGSGSDISSTADSFHYLYQTLTGDGSITVRVDSQGDTHGSAKAGVMIRESLAENARSAMVLVKPGNSSFFQYRSSTGGSTTSINGPIGSTAKWLRLTRTGNTFKAEVSTNGTTWNQVGSIQTVNMAATAYIGLATTSHNNIRLSTATYSNLSVTGNLNVPPVLNDLAAPVDLAVTSASTNTVELSWEALVLLGDVNGDGVVDNTDLNMVKANFGNFGAAGAPADANHDGVVDILDYNIVKNSLGSAPIGYAVERSTDNVNFVQIGVTASGVTTYADTGLSEDLQYFYRLRTRGSAAVSTPSSIVSASTRAGAISRLNVISYTDKQLILDWTDASGETSYRVERSLDGATGWTALTTLGKNVPMYVNGGLSAGTKYYYRVVTVDALGDAATSGIASGFTRLSAVGNLQFTNQAANQMAISWNAATGATSYKVEQSSDNTNWTTVSSSQTGLTYADNSVTPVNKYYYRVTALNASVPGVSATIFAASPAGEALPSLWTSTDIGINTTGGARTGAVGVSGGTVTIIGAGTDIWNSNDQFRFTYVSLSGNATVTARVVSVENTDYYARGGVMIRSSTATSSKFASMMGQPSDASIRAQRRTSTGGGAAEVAYGTAVTVPYWVRVSRSGSTFTSQLSADGVTWETLDTRMFSNFGTAVLYGLALTPRDYTNSLMNKVVFDNVSVTSGSTTITLSSPAAAAGAVANSSASAAAGNSAASTGAKGNLPRNPTSIRSIVSALDELSRHSKDKKLVARIASLRLSMVDEHNRSSAKHHHRSAVDRELMSWLDERGGRRTLDSLACAMKSERGHDAFFLVLGRQS is encoded by the coding sequence ATGAAGCAGCAGCAGAAGCTAGGCAAAGTTCAGAGGCGTCGGAATCACTCGGAAATTCGCCGATGGTTGCGAAATGGCCGCTATTCGCGCATTGAGCCGCTCGAACCGCGGATCGTACTCAGCCACAACGGCAACAATGCGTATTTGTTCGCGATGCCCGAGGATCTGATGGCGGAGGCGAATGCCAATGCGGCGGCCGGCGGGGCGTTGAGCGCCAGCCCCTTCCCCAACATCACTTGGACGACGCTGGCCAACGGCATGCCGATTTTGAGCAGCGATCCGTCCGCGCCGGCAACGATTTTTTTGGATTTCGACGGCGATCCTGGCGATTCTGAAACGGCCGCGACGGACCCTTATGACATCAACGGCAGCCCCTCGACGTTCAACGCGACCGAGCAATCCAACATCGTGGAAACATGGCGGCAAGTCTCCATTTATTTTGCCATGTTCAATGTCAATGTGACGACGATACAACCGAACGTCAATTTGGTTCCCACGGCGTGGATCGCGATCGGCAACAACATCGCTGGCGCCTATAGCGGTGTCAATGTATTTAACAACACAACTCCGCAATCGTTCCAGTCGAGCGTCGACATCACTGGGCGAATTTCGGCGACGGCCCACGAGCTCGGACACAATTTTGGCAGTTGGCATATCGCAGGATACGACAACCTGGGAAAGAAAATCGCCGAGTACCACGATGCGTTCGATCCATTGCATGGCCCGATCATGGGTCTCGACTATCAGGGCGTCATTCACAAGTGGTACGCCTGGCACGATTCGACCGACGTGGCCACGCTGCAAGACGACATGGCCCGCATTGCCGCCGATTTGGATAACTACGGCGGCGATGGTTATCGGCCCGACGATTTCGGTGGAACCATCGCCACGGCCGCGCCACTTGTAGCGGTAGGCAATACGCAGGCCAAAGTCGGCATTATTGAACGGTTGACGGACGCCGATGCGTTCTCGTTCGCTAGCACCGGTGGGCGATATGCGATCATGGTCGGGCGCGATGCGCCTTCTGGAGTCGATGTCAAGATGTCGGTCTATGACAGCACGGGTGCGCTATTGGCCGTCGACGACGGCGATCCGCGAAAGCAACCCTATACGATGGTCAACGACAGCCATCTCACACTCGACTTGCCGGCGGGAACATTTTATGTGATCGTGCAAAGCCATGGCAATTACGGCGATCAAGGGCAGTACATCGTCCGCGTCGATCCGCTGCCGTCTGGCTGGTCGGCCCAAGGCGTGGGACTGGTCGGAATCCCCGGCTATGTGAATTATGACGCGACGACGGACAAGTATATCGTCGGCGGCTCAGGATCGGACATCTCAAGCACGGCCGACAGTTTTCATTATCTCTACCAAACCTTGACCGGCGATGGTTCGATAACCGTGCGTGTCGATTCGCAAGGCGATACCCATGGAAGCGCCAAGGCCGGCGTGATGATTCGCGAATCGCTCGCCGAAAATGCGCGCAGCGCGATGGTGTTGGTCAAGCCCGGAAATAGCTCGTTTTTCCAATACCGCAGCTCCACCGGCGGCTCAACGACCAGCATCAACGGACCGATAGGATCGACGGCAAAATGGCTGCGACTGACGCGAACCGGCAACACGTTCAAGGCCGAAGTTTCCACTAACGGCACAACCTGGAACCAAGTCGGTTCGATTCAGACCGTCAATATGGCCGCAACGGCCTATATCGGCTTAGCGACCACGTCGCACAACAATATTCGCCTTAGCACGGCGACCTATAGCAATCTTTCCGTGACCGGGAACTTGAACGTTCCGCCGGTGCTGAATGACTTGGCCGCTCCGGTTGACTTGGCCGTGACTTCGGCCAGCACGAACACCGTGGAGCTGTCGTGGGAGGCGCTGGTTTTACTGGGAGACGTGAATGGCGACGGGGTCGTCGACAACACGGATCTAAACATGGTGAAAGCCAACTTCGGCAACTTCGGCGCCGCGGGCGCACCGGCCGACGCCAACCACGACGGCGTCGTGGATATTTTGGATTATAACATCGTCAAAAACAGCCTCGGTTCCGCACCAATCGGCTACGCGGTTGAACGTTCGACCGACAACGTCAACTTTGTGCAAATTGGCGTGACGGCGTCGGGCGTCACTACGTATGCCGATACCGGTTTGTCGGAAGATCTGCAGTATTTCTATCGCCTTCGCACGCGCGGCAGCGCGGCCGTATCAACCCCTTCCAGCATCGTTTCCGCCAGCACGCGTGCCGGCGCAATCTCGCGGCTAAATGTCATTTCGTATACGGATAAACAACTGATCCTCGACTGGACCGATGCCAGCGGCGAAACGAGTTACCGCGTTGAGCGCTCGCTCGACGGCGCAACGGGGTGGACGGCGCTGACCACGCTAGGCAAGAACGTGCCGATGTACGTCAACGGCGGGCTATCGGCGGGCACGAAATATTATTACCGCGTCGTCACCGTGGATGCTTTGGGGGATGCGGCCACTTCGGGCATCGCCAGCGGCTTCACTCGGCTCTCGGCCGTTGGAAACTTGCAGTTTACCAATCAGGCGGCGAACCAAATGGCGATTTCCTGGAACGCCGCCACGGGCGCAACCAGTTATAAGGTCGAGCAGTCGAGCGATAATACGAATTGGACGACGGTTTCGAGCAGTCAAACTGGCCTGACTTACGCCGACAACAGCGTGACGCCGGTCAACAAATACTATTACCGTGTCACGGCGCTCAACGCCAGCGTACCGGGAGTGTCGGCGACGATTTTCGCCGCCTCGCCCGCGGGTGAGGCGCTGCCCAGCCTGTGGACATCGACCGACATCGGCATCAACACCACCGGCGGGGCACGCACCGGGGCCGTCGGCGTCAGCGGCGGCACGGTGACGATCATCGGCGCTGGTACTGATATTTGGAACAGCAACGACCAGTTCCGCTTCACTTATGTTTCGCTCAGCGGCAACGCCACGGTGACTGCACGCGTGGTTTCGGTCGAAAACACCGACTATTATGCCCGCGGCGGCGTGATGATTCGCAGTTCGACGGCCACCAGCTCAAAATTCGCCTCGATGATGGGCCAACCATCGGACGCCAGCATTCGGGCGCAGCGCCGGACCAGCACCGGCGGCGGCGCAGCGGAGGTCGCCTACGGCACGGCGGTTACAGTGCCCTATTGGGTCCGCGTCTCGCGCAGCGGCAGCACCTTTACCAGCCAACTCTCCGCCGACGGCGTGACCTGGGAGACGCTCGACACGCGCATGTTCAGCAACTTTGGCACCGCGGTGCTGTACGGCTTGGCGCTGACGCCGCGCGATTATACGAATAGCTTGATGAATAAGGTCGTGTTCGACAATGTGTCGGTGACATCCGGCTCGACGACGATCACCTTGAGTTCGCCGGCAGCAGCCGCCGGCGCGGTGGCCAATTCGAGCGCTTCGGCGGCCGCGGGCAATTCGGCTGCGTCCACCGGAGCAAAAGGCAACTTGCCGCGAAACCCAACCTCGATTCGTTCCATCGTCTCCGCACTCGACGAGTTGTCTCGTCACTCCAAAGATAAGAAGTTAGTTGCGCGGATCGCCTCATTACGATTATCAATGGTGGACGAGCACAATCGCTCCTCCGCCAAGCATCATCATCGATCGGCCGTCGACCGTGAGTTGATGTCTTGGCTCGATGAACGCGGCGGCCGGCGCACGCTCGACTCGCTCGCTTGCGCGATGAAGTCGGAAAGAGGCCACGACGCATTTTTTCTCGTACTGGGCCGGCAAAGCTGA
- a CDS encoding type II secretion system protein, whose translation MPATNSAPILLRSHSRRGLTLVEMLVSLACVILLMLAYTQLFAEAGARINDARGAIELTNRLRSAAQQLRNDFSGMTAEMLPWSRPEAGAGYFEIVEGRLRDLRSDDDYVTTPDVDESSFPIGDVDDWLFMTVRKKNGNFTGKFWMDSNNDGVFQTSELQAVQSEVAEVVWFLRPTMQPDPANPSGPAIPVSPPTYTLYRKAFLVMPSYTGGFPGIPAPTTQLKLPPVANPLTPPKLSFYDQYDVSARYDRASGRYVANTLADLTKRECRYGHIVDTDFAHFGYPHPINEYWLAPFGISFIRANPPTPYRYDVNTTHPRYGEDVVLTNVLAFDIQVWDPTAPNYIVPNNIVGTAPSQVTVSPGDPGFNPTPTGSPRVFPLADSLGAYVDLNWWRVPYGSIAGVQYPPNAVPMSPFYSAGDPKSALVANFTASPNFTPAVFDSWSFHYEHDGLDQDGNGVTDQGTDGFDNNGTFGVDDPIERETSPPYPVPLRGIKVRLRVYEPDTRQIREVSVEHSFVPE comes from the coding sequence ATGCCAGCGACAAACTCCGCCCCGATCCTTCTCCGCTCGCACTCCCGACGCGGCCTGACGCTCGTCGAAATGCTAGTTTCGCTCGCCTGCGTCATCCTCTTGATGCTGGCCTATACGCAGCTCTTCGCCGAAGCCGGCGCGCGGATTAACGACGCCCGCGGGGCGATTGAATTGACCAACCGACTGCGGTCGGCGGCGCAGCAACTTCGCAATGATTTTTCCGGCATGACGGCAGAAATGCTGCCCTGGTCAAGGCCAGAGGCCGGCGCTGGCTATTTTGAAATTGTCGAAGGCCGCCTGCGTGATCTTCGCTCGGACGACGATTATGTCACGACGCCGGACGTCGACGAGTCGTCTTTTCCGATTGGAGACGTGGACGACTGGTTGTTCATGACCGTGCGAAAAAAGAACGGAAACTTTACCGGAAAATTCTGGATGGATTCCAACAACGATGGAGTGTTTCAAACCAGCGAATTGCAAGCCGTTCAATCAGAGGTCGCTGAAGTGGTCTGGTTCCTCCGGCCGACGATGCAGCCCGATCCGGCAAACCCGAGTGGTCCTGCGATCCCTGTGAGTCCGCCGACCTATACCTTGTACAGAAAAGCATTCTTGGTGATGCCGTCGTACACGGGGGGATTTCCAGGCATTCCTGCGCCGACGACGCAACTAAAACTCCCGCCCGTTGCTAATCCCCTGACGCCGCCGAAGCTCAGCTTTTACGATCAATACGATGTATCGGCCCGTTACGACCGCGCTAGCGGCCGATATGTCGCTAATACGCTTGCAGATTTAACCAAGCGCGAATGCCGTTACGGGCATATCGTTGACACGGATTTCGCGCATTTCGGCTATCCTCACCCCATCAACGAATATTGGCTTGCTCCGTTTGGCATTTCATTTATTCGAGCCAACCCTCCCACTCCGTACAGGTACGATGTCAACACCACTCACCCGCGTTACGGTGAAGACGTCGTGCTGACAAACGTGCTGGCGTTTGATATCCAAGTGTGGGATCCGACAGCGCCAAATTACATCGTGCCAAATAACATCGTCGGAACTGCGCCAAGTCAGGTTACGGTTTCGCCGGGGGATCCGGGGTTCAATCCGACGCCGACTGGGTCACCGCGAGTTTTTCCGTTAGCCGATAGTCTTGGGGCATATGTCGATCTGAATTGGTGGAGAGTTCCTTATGGCAGCATCGCGGGAGTTCAATATCCGCCCAACGCTGTTCCGATGAGCCCCTTTTATTCAGCAGGCGATCCAAAGTCGGCCCTGGTTGCGAACTTCACGGCATCTCCAAATTTTACTCCGGCAGTATTCGACTCTTGGTCTTTCCATTATGAGCACGATGGGCTAGACCAAGACGGCAATGGGGTGACTGATCAGGGCACTGACGGCTTCGACAACAATGGAACATTTGGCGTCGACGATCCAATCGAGCGCGAAACTTCGCCTCCCTACCCGGTCCCGCTCCGTGGCATCAAAGTCCGCTTGCGCGTTTATGAGCCTGACACGCGCCAAATTCGCGAAGTCTCGGTCGAGCACTCGTTTGTGCCGGAATGA